A single Rattus norvegicus strain BN/NHsdMcwi chromosome 5, GRCr8, whole genome shotgun sequence DNA region contains:
- the Ccdc107 gene encoding coiled-coil domain-containing protein 107 isoform X4 — MLWQGPDEAAVPREEKNKKKSSQSEQQLVQLTQQLAQTEEHLNNLMTQLDPLFERVTTLVGTQRELLNAKLKTIHHLLQDCKPGIGVEAPEPEAPIHFPEDLGKEDQEDAGNSQAWEEPINWSSETWNLAPSWEVEQGLRRRWHKTKGPAVNGGQALKV; from the exons ATGCTCTGG CAGGGCCCAGATGAGGCTGCTGTCCCCCGAGaggaaaaaaacaagaagaaatccTCACAGTCAG AACAACAGCTGGTGCAGCTGACCCAACAGCTGGCCCAGACAGAAGAGCACCTGAACAACCTGATGACCCAGCTGGATCCCCTCTTTGAGCG GGTGACTACTTTGGTTGGAACCCAGCGGGAACTTCTAAACGCAAAATTAAAGACCATCCACCACCTTCTACAAGACTGCAAGCCTGGCATAGGGGTGGAAGCTCCAGAACCAG AAGCCCCCATACACTTTCCGGAGGACCTGGGGAAAGAAGACCAAGAGGATGCTGGAAACAGTCAGGCCTGGGAAGAACCCATAAACTGGAGCTCAGAGACATGGAACCTAGCTCCTTCCTGGGAAGTGGAGCAGGGGCTGAGGAGAAGGTGGCACAAGACAAAGGGTCCAGCAGTAAATGGGGGACAAGCACTGAAGGTTTAG